The following are encoded together in the Salvelinus alpinus chromosome 29, SLU_Salpinus.1, whole genome shotgun sequence genome:
- the LOC139558655 gene encoding exopolyphosphatase PRUNE1-like, whose protein sequence is MEGFLQRCSAAIKGSAEGSSGIHVILGNEACDLDSMVSSLAFAYFLSKTSGSSGKTVVPVLNIPRAEFHLRSDNVFLLKESGVPPEALVFRDEVDLAGLHRAKRLMLTLVDHNVLPSADIDLEEAVVEVIDHHHLERTPSMSCSVTVETVGSCATLVTEHIHHKAPEVLDRQVAQLLYGAIVLDCVNMAPEAGKVTPKDSQLSCLLESRFPDLPPRGALFQSLQSAKFDISGLSTEQILLKDMKAVSGGDLRLAVSAVYMTLDVFLQRRSLQQELCEFCHKHRFGAVVAMTISFNERSEPHRQLAVYSSSTLYREEVSQALEKARNPSLSFSPMSSPFNNIKSYLQGNALASRNKVLPILKNFLKEWDKKQVHCGEAEDFEELGDHVDPTGSPSFDDDNRPRCFSASRHHRRRLLGTEDSGMEEDFQVPATPMNSLVEGCPLDAGLPRISAEAILEKFSRMGGEAGENKDGNWPGEQ, encoded by the exons GGCAGTGCGGAGGGAAGCTCTGGGATCCACGTCATCCTTGGCAACGAGGCCTGTGACCTCGACTCCATGGTGTCGTCCCTTGCCTTTGCCTACTTTCTGTCCAAA ACGTCTGGCAGCTCAGGTAAGACTGTGGTGCCGGTGCTGAACATCCCGAGGGCTGAGTTCCACCTGCGGTCCGACAACGTGTTCCTATTGAAGGAGAGCGGTGTTCCGCCGGAGGCTCTGGTGTTCCGTGACGAGGTGGACCTGGCAGGGCTCCATAGAGCCAAGAGGTTGATGCTCACCCTGGTGGACCACAACGTGCTTCCTAG TGCCGACATCGACTTGGAGGAGGCAGTTGTGGAAGTCATTGACCACCACCACCTCGAGAGGACACCCTCCATGTCCTGTTCTGTCACCGTGGAAACCGTGGGTTCCTGTGCTACCTTGGTGACAGAGCACATTCACCACAAGGCACCTGAAGTGTTAGACAGACAGGTGGCTCAATTATtatacg GGGCCATCGTGCTGGATTGTGTCAACATGGCCCCTGAGGCGGGCAAGGTCACACCCAAGGACAGCCAACTGTCCTGCCTGCTGGAGTCGCGTTTCCCTGACCTGCCGCCCAGGGGCGCCCTCTTCCAGTCCCTACAAAGCGCCAAGTTTGACATCTCAG GTCTTTCTACAGAGCAGATCCTGCTAAAGGACATGAAGGCTGTCTCTGGGGGCGACCTGAGACTGGCAGTCAGCGCTGTGTATATGACACTAGAT GTGTTCCTACAGCGGAGGAGCCTACAACAGGAGCTTTGTGAGTTCTGTCACAAACATCGTTTCGGTGCGGTGGTCGCCATGACAATCTCTTTTAACGAACGCAGTGAGCCCCATCGGCAGCTGGCGGTCTACAGTTCCAGCACcctctatagggaggag GTGAGCCAAGCATTAGAAAAGGCGCGCAACCCCTCTCTGAGCTTCTCTCCCATGAGCAGCCCCTTCAACAACATCAAGTCTTATCTCCAAGGCAACGCACTGGCCTCCCGCAATAAAGTGCTGCCTATCCTCAAGAACTTCCTGAAGGAGTGGGACAAGAAGCAAGTGCATTGTGGGGAGGCGGAGGACTTTGAGGAGCTGGGCGACCACGTTGACCCCACGGGGTCGCCTAGTTTTGACGACGACAACCGCCCCCGCTGCTTCTCAGCCTCCCGGCACCACCGCCGCCGCCTGCTGGGCACCGAGGACTCTGGGATGGAGGAGGACTTCCAGGTGCCGGCCACTCCCATGAACAGCCTGGTGGAGGGCTGTCCGCTGGACGCCGGCCTTCCACGGATCAGCGCGGAAGCCATTTTGGAGAAGTTCAGCCGCATGGGAGGGGAAGCAGGGGAAAATAAAGATGGCAACTGGCCAGGTGAACAATAA